The following coding sequences are from one Triticum urartu cultivar G1812 unplaced genomic scaffold, Tu2.1 TuUngrouped_contig_3102, whole genome shotgun sequence window:
- the LOC125527163 gene encoding mini-ribonuclease 3-like yields MATVAATMAAPTRHRQFRVRAAWDMNPGAATVAVPKPSKAKPKPALGQSPATATTPARAPPPTHADLFARSSEGQAKKSTYMGFEKWWLPPAPEVKKPRSLYNAASLAYLGDCIYELYARRHFFFPPLSINEYNKRVMDVVKCESQDLLLNKLLGEDFLTEEERDILRWGRNIVSSKTRTRKRAGIAVYNRASSLETLIGYLYLTNFKRLEQMMFQLGFTSGASSQNIADELRSSFQKTTSTSVQSQQPAKR; encoded by the exons ATGGCCACCGTCGCGGCGACCATGGCGGCGCCGACGCGCCACCGCCAGTTCCGCGTGCGCGCCGCCTGGGACATGAACCCGGGCGCCGCCACCGTCGCCGTGCCGAAGCCTTCAAAGGCCAAGCCCAAGCCCGCCCTGGGGCAGTCGCCGGCGACGGCGACCACCCCGGCGCGCGCGCCCCCTCCCACGCACGCCGACCTCTTCGCGCGCAGCAGCGAGGGCCAAG CAAAGAAGAGCACATACATGGGGTTTGAGAAGTGGTGGTTGCCGCCCGCGCCAGAGGTGAAGAAGCCCCGTTCACTCTACAACGCGGCATCGCTGGCATACTTGGGGGACTGCATATATGAA CTCTATGCTCGGAGACACTTCTTCTTTCCTCCACTGAGCATCAATGAATACAATAAGCGTGTGATGGATGTTGTGAAATGTGAATCACAG GATCTGCTGCTGAACAAACTCCTGGGAGAGGATTTTCTAACTGAAGAAGAAAG GGACATACTTCGTTGGGGAAGGAACATCGTTAGCAGCAAAACTCGTACAAGAAAACGGGCAGGAATTGCAGTGTACAATCGAGCATCTTCACTTGAAACACTG ATCGGATATCTTTACCTCACGAATTTCAAGCGCTTGGAGCAAATGATGTTCCAGTTAGGATTCACAAGTGGTGCTTCGTCACAGAATATTGCAGATGAGCTGCGCTCAAGCTTCCA GAAAACAACATCAACTTCTGTACAATCTCAGCAACCTGCAAAGCGATGA